In one Molothrus ater isolate BHLD 08-10-18 breed brown headed cowbird chromosome 6, BPBGC_Mater_1.1, whole genome shotgun sequence genomic region, the following are encoded:
- the PAPLN gene encoding papilin, producing MLGISPKAELKAIDRAGSRMMLCYHYSVLQPAGALLLCLLTEMKNLFLLLMLATTSPSAFSGSRMKRQVDVWGSWGEWSKCSRSCGGGVSFRQRRCYSQRTEGPSSCVGPTRSYRSCNVQNCPEGSRDFRAEQCAEFDGTEFQGKKYKWLPYYGATNKCELNCIPKGENFYYRHKEAVVDGTTCEPGKRDICVEGVCQAVGCDNMLESAKKEDKCLQCGGDGSTCYGVKGTFDVASLPKGYNQIFIIPVGATSIQIKEVKPSRNFLAVKNVRGEYYLNGHWTIDFSRALQVASTVLHYDRGSEGDVAPELLHARGPTTEPLVIELISQEPNTGVQYEYYVPLQGQTLGYSWSYSSWSECSSECGGGFQSRLVFCTIDNEIYPDYMCRNKPQPDNNRTCGHQPCPQTKRTSYIYLPQAWSHSSARSSQMKRWKTGEWGPCSATCGRGTQTRSVYCVAFDGQSLQGVVDDTECMAFAQQPRHSQPCNLRQCATWSTGPWSQCSASCGEGVQTRTVTCRTQQGSQAQDFACLMEPKPSATRPCLKENCIQEIGWHVGDWGLCSKSCDSGIRTRQVICADGDSKVYSAETCRAIQPQKPATLGSCNTQPCYLPQQVPSMQDTMGYNVTRQSLLTRYNPNSPAPVLSPDSDDARMHPGNIMTHSASGNQHIPSTKDQGINLFAVHWEPQSRSPGSHRLSFSQDPPAGTGSQDCHQSPHGCCPDGRTLASGPLGRGCPFSTCHQNRYGCCPDGVSAAQGPNNTGCPQYYHDIQTRQNHPTTTTPAASQALSQQQPSGECRGSMYGCCFDNIASAKGPRGEGCLNRPNYPYPVMCLLPSAHGPCTNWTTRWYFVGVVGKCNRFWYGGCHGNKNSFASEEECMRACHSSVGASHLELQPSSGTEALQHQQTASSSHIGRAQGQQQSPTRETASHGQEGRTYGASLPRQDSRSWRRDVLPEALPRTGVLESQRSRLDRLGQLRSWDTALPGSSDRQSSGGQQGLSREGKQWREAFGADVSVTEGFGHQESADLFPAQALHRTILEEGKPHLVTAAVGQNIQLLCKTGVSPLSRVEWMKNSRPISSDRHTYQSDSSLVISHVGPEDAGTYTCLTSDGRRTESRQIQLQITEYKSSVVAEGERGQVLQEADQQRRALSRGRQLGQAAGSSMPQQLIYRLKMDKSEPTVVEANVGERVRLPCTVEASPALTIEWQKDGQPLSSPRHRQQSDGALLISRVSSEDIGFFTCLASNGRDRDQRQVLLRPLGELRITGLLPSITVPEGGTAQLHCTVTGNNVNIRWSRNGVPMWGDGHHIHLSQDGSLTIINVQEADEGSYTCSAYRGSSSVSASSEVKMLRSRPSTTVNHVVDLSRECVDQPHLANCDLILQAQLCGNEYYSSFCCASCARHRPQGSPPHPRG from the exons ATGTTAGGAATCAGCCCGAAGGCTGAGTTGAAAGCCATTGATAGAGCAGGCTCAAGGATGATGCTGTGTTACCACTACTCAGTTCTCCAGCCAGctggtgctctgctgctgtgcttgtta ACAGAGATGAAGAACCTGTTCCTTCTGCTCATGCTAGCAACAACGTCACCTTCTGCATTTTCA GGCAGCCGGATGAAAAGGCAGGTTGATgtctgggggagctggggtgaATGGAGCAAGTGCAGTCGGAGCTGTGGCGGTGGAGTCAGCTTTCGGCAGCGGCGCTGCTATTCCCAAAG gACAGAAGGTCCTTCTAGTTGTGTTGGACCAACACGAAGCTATCGGTCATGTAATGTTCAG AACTGCCCGGAAGGTTCCCGGGATTTCCGGGCAGAGCAGTGTGCAGAGTTTGATGGGACAGAATTCCAAGGCAAGAAATATAAGTGGCTTCCATATTATGGAG cAACTAATAAGTGTGAGTTAAACTGTATTCCCAAGGGAGAAAACTTCTACTACAGGCACAAGGAAGCAGTGGTAGATGGGACTACCTGTGAACCTGGCAAGCGAGATATCTGTGTAGAGGGAGTTTGTCAG GCCGTTGGCTGTGATAATATGCTGGAATCTGCCAAGAAGGAGGACAAGTGCCTGCAGTGTGGAGGAGATGGCAGCACCTGCTATGGTGTGAAGGGCACTTTTGATGTGGCCAGCCTCCCTAAAG gttacAATCAAATCTTTATTATCCCTGTGGGAGCCACAAGCATCCAAATTAAGGAGGTTAAGCCTAGCAGGAACTTCCTAG CTGTCAAGAATGTGCGAGGGGAGTATTACCTGAACGGGCACTGGACGATTGACTTCAGCCGGGCACTGCAGGTGGCCAGCACGGTGCTGCATTATGACCGCGGCTCCGAGGGTGATGTGGCCCCAGAGCTCCTCCATGCCCGGGGTCCCACCACAGAACCCCTCGTCATTGAG CTCATCAGCCAGGAGCCAAACACCGGGGTACAGTATGAGTATTACGTGCCCCTGCAAGGACAGACCTTGGGTTATAGCTGGAGCTACAGTTCCTGGAGTGAGTGCAGCTCCGAATGTGGAGGAG GTTTCCAGTCCCGCTTGGTGTTTTGTACCATAGACAATGAAATTTATCCAGACTATATGTGCAGGAATAAGCCACAACCAGACAACAACCGGACGTGTGGCCATCAGCCTTGTCCCCAGACAAAACG GACTTCTTACATCTACCTGCCACAAGCCTGGAGTCACAGCAGTGCACGGAGCTCTCAGATGAAGAG GTGGAAAACGGGGGAGTGGGGACCCTGCTCAGCCACCTGTGGCAGGGGCACCCAGACCCGCTCGGTGTACTGTGTGGCGTTTGAcgggcagagcctgcagggcgTGGTGGATGACACCGAGTGCATGGCCTTCGCCCAGCAGCCGcgccacagccagccctgcaacCTCCGGCAGTGTGCCACCTGGAGCACGGGGCCCTGGTCCCAG tgctcagcCAGCTGTGGAGAAGGAGTGCAGACCCGGACTGtcacctgcaggacacagcagggctCCCAGGCTCAGGACTTCGCTTGTCTAATGGAGCCAAAGCCATCGGCCACCCGGCCCTGCCTTAAGGAAAACTGCATCCAGGAAATCGGCTGGCACGTTGGAGACTGGGGTCTG TGTTCCAAGAGCTGCGATTCAGGCATCCGGACACGCCAGGTCATCTGTGCTGACGGCGACTCCAAAGTCTACAGTGCTGAGACATGCAGAGCCATCCAGCCACAAAAACCAgccaccctgggcagctgcaaCACACAGCCCTGCTACCTGCCACAGC AGGTCCCCAGCATGCAGGACACTATGGGATACAATGTCACTCGCCAGTCCTTGCTGACACGTTACAATCCaaacagccctgccccag TTCTCTCCCCAGATTCTGATGATGCAAGAATGCACCCTGGGAACATCATGACCCATAGTGCTTCAGGGAACCAGCACATTCCATCCACCAAAGACCAGGGCATCAACTTGTTTGCTGTGCACTGGGAGCCCCAGTCCCGCTCCCCAGGTTCCCATCGGCTCAGCTTCTCTCAGGACCCCCCTGCAGGGACTGGCTCCCAGGACTGCCACCAGAGCCCACATGGCTGCTGTCCAGATGGGCGCACTCTGGCATCGGGCCCTCTCGGGAGAGGTTGCCCTTTCAGCACCTGCCACCAAAACAG GTATGGCTGCTGCCCCGATGGAGTATCAGCTGCCCAGGGTCCAAACAACACTGGATGCCCACAATATTACCATGACATTCAAACGAGACAAAATCATCCCACTACAACCACTCCAGCA GCAAGCCAAGCcttgtcccagcagcagccctcgGGCGAGTGCCGCGGCTCCATGTACGGCTGCTGTTTTGACAACATCGCCTCAGCCAAAGGTCCTCGAGGGGAAGGATGTCTCAATAGGCCCAACTACC CATACCCTGTCATGTGCctgctgcccagtgcccacGGCCCCTGCACCAACTGGACCACTCGCTGGTACTTTGTGGGAGTTGTTGGCAAGTGCAACCGGTTTTGGTATGGTGGCTGTCATGGTAATAAAAACAGCTTTGCCTCGGAGGAGGAGTGCATGAGAGCgtgccacagctctgtgggGGCCAGCCATCTGGAGCTCCAGCCCTCTTCTGGCACAGAAGCCCTGCAACACCAGCAGACTGCCTCCAGTTCTCACATAGGACGTGCTCAGGGTCAGCAGCAGTCACCCACAAGAGAGACTGCAAGTCACGGCCAAGAAGGAAGAACCTATGGGGCTTCACTCCCCAGGCAAGACAGCcgcagctggaggagggacGTGCTGCCAGAGGCCTTGCCAAGGACTGGGGTGCTGGAGAGCCAGAGAAGCAGACTGGATAGGCTGGGCCAGCTGCGCTCCTGGGACACGGCCCTGCCTGGGTCCTCGGATAGGCAGAGCAGCGgtggccagcagggcctgtCCCGGGAAGGCAAGCAGTGGCGTGAAGCTTTCGGAGCAGATGTTTCTGTGACAGAGGGATTTGGGCACCAGGAGTCTGCAGAcctgttcccagcacaggctctgcacag AACAATCCTGGAGGAAGGCAAGCCCCATCTtgtgacagcagctgtgggacaaaacatccagctgctctgcaagaCAGGCGTGTCCCCACTCTCCAGAGTGGAGTGGATGAAGAACAGCCGACCCATCTCCTCTGACAG GCACACCTACCAGTCCGACAGCTCCCTGGTGATCAGCCACGTCGGGCCCGAGGACGCTGGCACCTACACGTGCCTCACTTCTGACGGGAGGAGGACCGAGAGCCGACAGATTCAGCTGCAGATAACAG AGTACAAGAGCAGTGTTGTGGCTGAGGGTGAGAGAGGCCAGGTCCTTCAGGAGGCAGATCAGCAGCGCCGAGCATTATCCAGAGGCAGGCAGCTTGGGCAGGCAGCTGGCTCCTCCATGCCTCAGCAGCTCATATACAG GTTGAAAATGGATAAGAGCGAGCCCACAGTAGTGGAGGCCAATGTGGGTGAGAGAGTCAGACTTCCCTGCACAGTGGAAGCATCACCAGCTCTCACCATTGAGTGGCAGAAAGATGGGcagcccctctcctctcccag gcacaggcagcagtcGGACGGGGCCCTGCTGATCAGCAGGGTCAGCTCTGAGGACATTGGCTTCTTCACCTGCCTTGCCTCCAATGGACGTGACCGCGACCAGCGCCAGGTCCTGCTCCGGCCTCTAG GAGAGTTGAGGATCACTGGTCTTCTGCCAAGCATCACGGTACCTGAAGGAGGGACTGCTCAGCTTCATTGTACAGTGACTGGCAACAATGTGAATATAAGGTGGTCAAG GAATGGAGTTCCCATGTGGGGGGATGGCCACCACATCCACCTGTCCCAGGATGGAAGCCTGACTATCATCAACGTCCAAGAGGCTGATGAGGGATCCTACACATGCAGTGCctacagaggcagcagctcagtcaGCGCCAGCTCGGAGGTGAAGATGCTGAGGAGCCGGCCTAGCA CTACTGTGAATCATGTTGTGGACCTGAGCAGAGAGTGCGTGGACCAGCCCCACCTTGCCAACTGTGACCTGATCCTGCAGGCCCAGCTCTGTGGTAACGAGTACTATTCCAGCTTCTGCTGCGCCAGCTGTGCCCGCCACcgcccccagggcagccccccGCACCCCCGCGGGTGA